The window CTGCGTCCTGGGGTCGTCCCAGAAGACGTTGTGCCCGCGCACGGCGATGCCGTGGCTGCGCGCGAACCGGAGCATCGTGTCGGGGACGGTGTAGTCCTCATGCCCCTGCGTCCACTCCGTGCTGTACCACTTCATCTCGTTCTCGAAGGTGGTCACCGTGAACCGCTTGGCGAACCACTCCTGGTACTTGACGTTGGTGATGATCTCCTTGCTCATCGCCGACCCCAGCGGGAAGGCGCTCCGGACCTGCCGGACGTGCACCCGCGCGCCCGGCACCGGGTTGCCGGCGGCGTCCCTGGCGCGCAGCCGCACCGTCCTCTTCCGGGCCTTCTTCACGGCCGCGTGCCGGTGGGAGCTCCACTCCTCCTTGGAGAACGGCTGCAGCGACACGTTGTCCACCCAGACGTCCACCGTCGAGTTGCTCTGTACGCGCCAAAAGCAGGGCATGTAAACGATCGTGCCTACTACTCATTTTGTTTCCAACAACATGGTAGACAGAAACGCTGCTGGTCTGTGTTTACCTCGAAGTAGAGCTCGGCCgggccggaggcggcggcggtgaggccgcccttgaggatGGACCAGCAGCCGGACTTGGCGTCGACCCCGCCGGCGTGGATGaagtcgtcggcggtcttcacgacGGCTATCACGTCGGCGCTCCGGTCGCTGACCTGCAACCAAGCTGCAACCACAAGTCCTGCCCTTGTGAGCGACAGTCCCCACAAACTCTGAAGTTGGAGAGAGGCGTGCGTAGCAGCAGTGGCAATCAGATTCAGACCTGAGAGGGTGTAGTGCGTGTCGTTCTGCAGGTACACCTTCTGGCTGACGCTCTGGTACGGCCGCGTCCGGTTCGCCGCCACGGCGTACTTGTTCCCCGTCGGCGACGCGCCCTCGGCGACGCTGCCGTACCCGAAGGCCGACCAGTCCTGGAGGCCGGCGCTGAAGTCCGAGTTGACGATCACGCCGCCGCCGTAGTGAGCCTCCAGCGGCTCAGCCAAGCACTGCGCATTCACGCCATCACACATAGGTCAGCTCAACAAAAAGTTACCAGCAGTAATAACAAAGGGATCCCAATAACAAATGACGTCAAAGTGTACCAAAATCCAGATGAGAAAATCGGTAGAAAGCAACTGACAAAACTACCAACCGAGCACATGTCAACGTCTGGGTGAAAAGTCACCAAAAGGCCGTTACCGTTCAGAACCACTGCAGCTGATAGTAACCGTACGTCGCCAAGCCGCGAGGATTCAGAGCGTTCAGACAAGCGCGCGCGTGCCAGATTATTTTACACAAAGTTATCACTGGCTGGCTGCTGGCTGCTGGCTGCCTAGAAGAATATTGTTTGACTTGCCTCAAAAAGTCCAGGTGATCGCATATCTAACAGCGCCTAACATGAGACTTAGCAAGGGGTAAAATAAGTCGCTGGGTGATTGCCTTGGGCCCTTTGTTCGGGCGCACTTGACTTTGGTCGAGCTCCTGTTCCTGGCATGGAGCATTTCACACATGCAGAAGGAGAAGGAGGGCTGATGACACTGTCTTCACCAACCAACCGGCAAAAGTTAACCCAAAAAGCTAGCTAAGTGCCCGAGTAAGCGCATGATTTGTGTTTCTGGGTTGGTTTCAATGGAGAAGTGAGTGGAACGAGGGTGTGCATGCAGCCGCGGTGTGTGGCGGACACTGGGGTACACATGCCCTCCCCTGCTTGGCCTCGGCCGAAAAGCATGGTCATGATCACCATGTATCCCAACTCTGATCACAAAGTTGCGTTCACAAATCACTATGATGATCTGTGCAGTTTTTTAGTTGTTGCAGCTGGAATTCCTGTCGCCCACATTAGAGTTTaggtacggagagagagagagagagagagagagagagagagagagagagagagagagagagaggcttgtTGACGGACGCTGCTGCCGGGCCGGAGCCACCAGGATGCATGGAAATGTACTGGATGTTAGGCTGGAAACAGACTAGCACACTGGAAGAACGCAGCAAGGGTCAAGACGACCCGGCGTGTGGTGCGGGTTCGGCACGCCGGAGCGATGGAGCTCTGTTTGTCTGTGGCGCGCGATTGGTTCGGCGTGACTCCGTAGAGGCTTTCGGCCATCTCGATCGACCCGTTCTTGGCGTCACGTCATGTTTCCACACGGCTTTTAATCGACTCCCAATTCTTCCTTCCTGGCTAGCGATTTGTTTGGCCCGTTTCCACAATGCACACCCCATCTGATCGCCCGTCTGAGCAACATGGACGGATGAACATTTACTaaatgggaggaggaggaggaggaggaggaggagaaaaggtgATGATCGATGGGGCGGAGTCATTAGTCACGAGCGACTTTCTAAGCTGGCATCATCGATCACTAGctagatgtgtgtgtgtgcgcgcgcgcgagacCTAGCTAAGCTAGGTAGTACCAACGCATGCACGCAATATGCACATGTCTCGATCGTCGCCCGCTAGTGGCCGGATCAGTGGACTCCGGCCGGCCAGCCGGCAAAGACCGATCCCACGAGGCAACGAGATTGTCCCCGTGCTCATCGATGGCCAGTGCACACTCATGGGGCTAGCGCACACGTGTCACTGCCCATAGCTTGTGAGCAACGACATCGATCGGTCGATCATGAGCTGCGGAAGGCATCAAGCTGACGCAACACAACAGAAAACCCGGCCGGCCAGAAATACATGCTGCATGCACGTGACCATACGTGTACatacacgtacgtacgtacgtacctcGGAGCTTGACGAGTAGTCGTAAGGGACCGACTGCACCATGAGAGCAGCTGCGTGGAGAAAGGAGGATGAAGAAGGGTTAATCAAGGCGGTTGACCAGTACGTAAGATGAAAGGCTCGAGATAATTAACCGGCCATAAGATGAAAGGCCAGCTCAAGTTACCATTCAGCAGCAGGGCGGCAGCAGCCCACACCAGGGAGAGCACGGGCGACGACGGTGATCTCCCCATCGATGCTCTCATGGAACTCTCTACCGATCAAGGAAGGCTGTGGCTGCGATGTTTCGAGGAGGGTGAAGGAGGAGAGGTATTTATAACGGTGGCTCAGCTCCGGCGGCTAAGCTGAGTAGTGTGTGTTGCAGTTGCACCGTTGCCGTTGCATGCATGCCGTGGCCTCGGTGTGTGGGCACCCTAGCTGCTTATATAGGCGCGCGCGCGGCCGAGGGAGGGGGCCGGGTTTACTTCTTGTTAGAGCTAGCCAGGCTAGAGAGGGCGTAGCACACATGTTCCCGCGTCGTTGCTCCGTCTAGTACTTTATGTTCAAACGGAAAGGGACTAGCTGCGACCCTGGCTAGCTCGCCGTGCGTggcccggccggccggccggccggggcGTGCGTGCGTGCCGCGGTGGTGGTGATAAACTAATTTGCTACGGCTCCCTCGAAGcattaactctctctctctctctctctctctctctctNNNNNNNNNNNNNNNNNNNNNNNNNNNNNNNNNNNNNNNNNNNNNNNNNNNNNNNNNNNNNNNNNNNNNNNNNNNNNNNNNNNNNNNNNNNNNNNNNNNNNNNNNNNNNNNNNNNNNNNNNNNNNNNNNNNNNNNNNNNNNNNNNNNNNNNNNNNNNNNNNNNNNNNNNNNNNNNNNNNNNNNNNNNNNNNNNNNNNNNNNNNNNNNNNNNNNNNNNNNNNNNNNNNNNNNNNNNNNNNNNNNNNNNNNNNNNNNNNNNNNNNNNNNNNNNNNNNNNNNNNNNNNNNNNNNNNNNNNNNNNNNNNNNNNNNNNNNNNNNNNNNNNNNNNNNNNgtgtgtgtgtgtgtgtgtgtggcgccCTACGCACTAATCCTAACTCGTTTGGTCCCTTTTGACCTGGCCCGTACGTACTCGTTTGTGCGTGGTGCCTCCACTCATCGATCTGGCTCTGGCTCTGGCTCGCCGATCTTCCATGCGACCGGTTCCGGTTAAGTCAGAACGTCTGATTTGGCCGGAGAGCATCGCTTTGTTATGTTGCTTAATTCTTTTTTGGATCGTCTTAGCATAGAGGTGGAAAATAATGCCTGATCAGCAACGGTTTTCCGATTAGAAAGCGGGTGCATGCGCTCACACACGCGTGGCACCGCACCAGAGGCCACAGATAATTGATCCACGGCTCGCATTAAGTTTCCAACATGCGTCCCCGTAACTCCACCGCCCTAGCAAGAGGTGTCACTTAGAGCATGGCTAATAATTATTATATAATCAGCGGATGATTATTTGTTGTTGACATGTCATGAAAAACCATTACTAAAGTCGACTCGTACACATGTATTTTTTCCAATTTCTCTCTTTCTTTATATTTATTCCGTTTGGGTTGCGGCACTTGTAGGAGGTGGACTCTTGCATAAGAGCCCATGCCTTTTCATTTTTTGTTCTTGTTTCTCTCCTCCATATAGGAAAAATTTGTCAAGCGAGCTATAAATATCTTATTATACTTGATTTTATGATGTGCAAACCTCACAATACCTTGGCGGGCTGGGCACACATAAACCGCACAAATTCACGAGAGCTGTTAATTTCCAATGGCTATTGAATGAGTCGACGATGCCGGACAAGCGCCGCCCTAAAATAATAAGTAGGTCGCATGGCCTCTTTTTGTTCATCTGCTTGGATCAAAGGGGCTCAACCGAAATAGAAGCCACGAACCTCTTCCTCGCGTCAAGGCGAAAAAACAACAAGGTGCACATGATGCCTTGCTTGCAGAAACACGGATAATGGACCTAAATCTTAGAGGTTTTCGTAGCCACAAGGAAGGATGGGGCAATAAGTTTGCTTCTTCAAGAGCTTATCCCCACTCCATTTCATGTCCGTCCCGACTGACATCAAATGGTCTCCTCATCTCTCTTTCATAAGTCCCCATCAAATTTTACATTAGCTTTTGACCCAAAATTGACTAATTATGAGCtatatgtcacaaaaattatatcacTGGAAACTTATTTTgggtacgaatccaatgatatacttttaggCATACAACTTATATTTTGTTAGTCAAATTTCTGATCAAATTTAGCCACAAAACTCGAAGGAGACCGATAAACCGGACAGAGAAAATACATCGCATAGGCCACATATACGTCTGCTCCTTGTATATCGATATAATTGTATCTTGGTGCAAGATAAATATGACAGCCATTGAAAATTACGCGAAGTTTTTCCTCAAAAAAAATTTGCACGCTATTAGATTGATTATTATTATTAGGTCCTTAATTAGCCATTAACGTGTTGGATTTTAAAAAAACACGGTACATGTATATCTCGAGGGAAAAAACGGCATATAAAATGAGTAGCCCATCATGGCGGCAGCGCAAGGGATTTCGGCCCCTCCCGTTTTCCAGACGTTAGGCAGAGAAACTTTCGTGCCCGGTTTATGGCGGTTACTGGTTAACAAACTAGTGCAGCAGAATCTACGGCTAGCTCGCTGCTGCAAGTTGCTAGCGACGGTTTGCTGACGGGCGCACGAGTTAACGTGCACGGTAGTACATCAGGCacgcccgcccgcccgccgccaCACCACGAGCCCGTTTCACGGCCGAGGTAGCTAGCTTAAGCTAGTGGCCGTGGCTGTCGACCGTACGTCGGAGCGCGCGGGTGGAGTGCCGGCGGCGGCAACGTTCTCCGTCGACGCACACTCTTGCTTGCACTCCCGATTAATCCACCCATCAACTCGCAGCTCGATCGGCCGCACGTATGGTGCAGCGGCAATCAAGCAAGCTCGATGGTAGTAGTAAATATCCCGGCTAAGCGACCTGCCGGCCGGATGAGGTtccggcggcggccggcgttctgGTCCCGGCCGGTTGCCTTCCGGTGACGTCGTACGTCTACTCTAGTCTGTGGAATGCTGATCGTTACCACGTACGAGATGCGTTCCGTTCCGTGAGCCAGAAGCAAACTAGAGCAATGTGACGGACGGTGACTGCATGGCACATGCATGTGTTAGTTAGTTATAAATCTATCCTACGGCTCTTATCCAATCCCCAGCGTAGCATGCTTCAAGTATAGTACTAGTAGTATGAACGTTGTACGTTTCTGTGCGTCTCCTGTCAGGATCAGAGCACTGTATGTGTAGACTCTCAGTAGCCAGTACGCATGTTGGCGGGAATTGATGATCCATTGACCTTGAGGCGCGCGTGCGTGCGGGCGGCGCTTGAGGAGAGGGAGGGAATGGGGGCGGAGGCGGAGGGGGACGGGATCCCGTCCCGCCGAAACTGTCCATCCTGGGGGTCGTGACATGAATCTGCGTGAATGCAGCAACGGCTGCGTCGCTCCGTTCTGTTGGGCAGCCGCATCGACGTCGGTTTCAGCCGCTCCGCCGAACCTCCCAAGGACCGGGAAAGGAGATAACTGCATTTCCCCTTTTCCATCTTATCCTCCGACCTTTTTGTTACAAAATCTCGTCATAGATCTGACAGTAGCACCTTCAATTCGTTCG is drawn from Triticum dicoccoides isolate Atlit2015 ecotype Zavitan chromosome 4A, WEW_v2.0, whole genome shotgun sequence and contains these coding sequences:
- the LOC119284823 gene encoding endo-1,4-beta-xylanase 5-like isoform X1; protein product: MRASMGRSPSSPVLSLVWAAAALLLNAALMVQSVPYDYSSSSECLAEPLEAHYGGGVIVNSDFSAGLQDWSAFGYGSVAEGASPTGNKYAVAANRTRPYQSVSQKVYLQNDTHYTLSGLNLIATAATHASLQLQSLWGLSLTRAGLVVAAWLQVSDRSADVIAVVKTADDFIHAGGVDAKSGCWSILKGGLTAAASGPAELYFESNSTVDVWVDNVSLQPFSKEEWSSHRHAAVKKARKRTVRLRARDAAGNPVPGARVHVRQVRSAFPLGSAMSKEIITNVKYQEWFAKRFTVTTFENEMKWYSTEWTQGHEDYTVPDTMLRFARSHGIAVRGHNVFWDDPRTQLGWVKALSCDQLRAAAANRMRSVMSRYAGKVIAWDVVNENLHFDFFEEKFGAGASAAFYQKAHGMDGGALMSMNDFNTLEQPTDPNGLPSKYLNKLSQIKDAFPGNGIGVRMAIGLEGHFGATPSIPYVRAALDTLSQAGVPIWVTEVDVKAGPDQAYHLEQVLREVYSHPAVHGIVLWTAWHPTGCYVMCLTDDNFNNLPVGDTVDKLIAEWKTTSHVGVADADGHYDAELFHGDYQVTVTHPAAAANSTVVQSLSVDRESDNEYTIHV
- the LOC119284823 gene encoding endo-1,4-beta-xylanase 5-like isoform X2, producing MRASMGRSPSSPVLSLVWAAAALLLNAALMVQSVPYDYSSSSECLAEPLEAHYGGGVIVNSDFSAGLQDWSAFGYGSVAEGASPTGNKYAVAANRTRPYQSVSQKVYLQNDTHYTLSAWLQVSDRSADVIAVVKTADDFIHAGGVDAKSGCWSILKGGLTAAASGPAELYFESNSTVDVWVDNVSLQPFSKEEWSSHRHAAVKKARKRTVRLRARDAAGNPVPGARVHVRQVRSAFPLGSAMSKEIITNVKYQEWFAKRFTVTTFENEMKWYSTEWTQGHEDYTVPDTMLRFARSHGIAVRGHNVFWDDPRTQLGWVKALSCDQLRAAAANRMRSVMSRYAGKVIAWDVVNENLHFDFFEEKFGAGASAAFYQKAHGMDGGALMSMNDFNTLEQPTDPNGLPSKYLNKLSQIKDAFPGNGIGVRMAIGLEGHFGATPSIPYVRAALDTLSQAGVPIWVTEVDVKAGPDQAYHLEQVLREVYSHPAVHGIVLWTAWHPTGCYVMCLTDDNFNNLPVGDTVDKLIAEWKTTSHVGVADADGHYDAELFHGDYQVTVTHPAAAANSTVVQSLSVDRESDNEYTIHV